The following are encoded in a window of Halorarum salinum genomic DNA:
- a CDS encoding BCCT family transporter has protein sequence MSASEGAWEEFTDELDYVVFGVGFVVSLLAVLAFVFRDEAAANLMNGVNDFLWTGFGWAYLLAMFLLVVFVAFLIFGPWGNITLGGENEEPEFTFPAYFAMLYSAGIAAGIVFWGPAEAIFHYDTVSPLIGADSQTPGAAVGAIQYTFFHWGISAWTAYVVMGIPIAYYAYRYDAPLRISTVLAPWVGLDNLDGPLAKVIDVLAVFATLGGVATTLGLVGSQFLVGIEWTTGTGVGDLTTVLVITGLTVAFTLSVALGVERGIRRVSYFNMALFVVLMVATFLLGPTRYIMALGTEALGVYVNQFISMSFYTGAGATEGAGVAAWVGGWTVFYWAWWFSWTPFVGLFIARISRGRTVRQVAVTGVLASTAITIPWFATMGGTAIFLQQNGRADILGVVGNLGEAASGYPLFEALPLGGLLTAMFLVLVTTFFVTSADSSTLALGMLTTGGAHRPSTINRVVWGFLIGALASLLMVVGGVDALQAAAIITGGPFALVTLIAVASMMTAFGKRRPIFLREEDGVSMPGSERVVESGVSDDD, from the coding sequence ATGAGCGCGTCCGAGGGCGCCTGGGAGGAGTTCACGGACGAACTGGACTACGTCGTGTTCGGCGTCGGCTTCGTCGTCTCGTTGCTGGCCGTCCTGGCGTTCGTCTTCCGGGACGAGGCGGCCGCGAACCTCATGAACGGCGTCAACGACTTCCTGTGGACGGGGTTCGGGTGGGCGTACCTGCTCGCCATGTTCCTCCTCGTCGTCTTCGTCGCGTTCCTCATCTTCGGGCCCTGGGGGAACATCACCCTCGGCGGGGAGAACGAGGAACCCGAGTTCACCTTCCCCGCCTACTTCGCGATGCTGTACTCGGCGGGGATCGCCGCCGGCATCGTCTTCTGGGGGCCCGCCGAGGCGATCTTCCACTACGACACGGTCTCGCCCCTGATCGGCGCCGACTCGCAGACGCCCGGCGCGGCGGTCGGCGCGATCCAGTACACGTTCTTCCACTGGGGCATCTCCGCGTGGACCGCCTACGTCGTGATGGGGATCCCGATCGCCTACTACGCGTACCGCTACGACGCGCCGCTGCGGATCTCGACGGTGCTCGCCCCGTGGGTCGGCCTCGACAACCTCGACGGCCCCCTCGCCAAGGTGATCGACGTCCTCGCGGTGTTCGCGACGCTGGGCGGGGTCGCGACCACGCTGGGGCTCGTCGGGAGCCAGTTCCTCGTCGGCATCGAGTGGACGACCGGAACGGGGGTGGGCGACCTGACGACGGTGCTCGTGATCACCGGGCTGACGGTCGCGTTCACCCTCTCGGTCGCGCTCGGGGTCGAGCGGGGCATCAGGCGGGTGTCCTACTTCAACATGGCCCTGTTCGTCGTGCTGATGGTCGCGACGTTCCTCCTCGGCCCGACCCGGTACATCATGGCGCTCGGAACCGAGGCGCTGGGCGTCTACGTCAACCAGTTCATCTCGATGAGCTTCTACACCGGCGCGGGCGCCACCGAGGGCGCCGGCGTGGCCGCCTGGGTCGGCGGCTGGACGGTGTTCTACTGGGCCTGGTGGTTCTCGTGGACGCCGTTCGTCGGCCTGTTCATCGCGCGCATCTCCCGCGGCCGGACGGTGCGGCAGGTGGCCGTGACCGGGGTGCTCGCCTCGACGGCCATCACCATCCCGTGGTTCGCCACGATGGGCGGGACGGCCATCTTCCTCCAGCAGAACGGTCGTGCGGACATCCTCGGCGTCGTCGGCAACCTCGGCGAGGCGGCCTCGGGCTACCCGCTGTTCGAGGCGCTCCCGCTCGGCGGCCTGCTGACGGCCATGTTCCTCGTGCTCGTGACCACGTTCTTCGTCACCTCCGCGGACTCCTCGACGCTGGCGCTCGGGATGCTGACCACCGGCGGCGCCCACAGGCCCTCGACGATCAACCGGGTCGTCTGGGGCTTCCTCATCGGCGCGCTCGCCTCCCTGCTCATGGTCGTCGGCGGCGTCGACGCGCTGCAGGCGGCCGCCATCATCACCGGCGGCCCGTTCGCGCTCGTCACGCTGATCGCCGTCGCGTCGATGATGACCGCGTTCGGGAAGCGGCGGCCGATCTTCCTCCGCGAGGAGGACGGCGTCTCGATGCCCGGCTCCGAGCGGGTCGTCGAATCGGGCGTGTCGGACGACGACTGA
- a CDS encoding multicopper oxidase domain-containing protein encodes MPPDNEDCENEQPSGSLPANERTDGGGKHVLRELEEEGDESTYPRRTFLKGSGALAASAGLANGTAIAAENGLAGDVPEEPEDGQVRHFEVHAIEVDLVYNRFGLHQPNAAILVLKEDLKEAKRLSGKVPCANSVVLQDEQEEAFCEDIPKKLRADGDTRVLQPLSLRANFGDVIEVEFHNDLDRRASIHQTALPYEVRESDGMNVGENPDTTVAPGDSITYRWDARRLGTHFFLDGANQAYDSADEPPQKANLTARGLFGSVSVLPKGTTWTDPYTGKETQGRVQADVHVPEDVPEEAVDRGFVPGLSYRQILLHYHTPEGIVTRDGDQLTFPDSDEPQMVHAINYRADPTGNRIPPLDDPIEREAFYNSWVHGDPGGGDNAYPMYLGDPVKTVSVGASIEENHVHHLHGHRWKETPPDERSDTIDSQTLGLGAVYDEPFTTAFGTADGSIEDLETVRPDMTFEEAFRTGAGGAHGSPGDYLFHCHLFPHYGEGMWGLVRVLDKEREGLQKLPDNDPPIPADSDVEGFPEFIPGEFGEAPPYPPYGAAGLDDFRDPEPDEEDALTRNGDDILPGAPYTDPCEPDIEGFEPDVQIEGMKRDYTIVALPADVVYNDDGHHDPNGIVYVLEKYREVDPDTGKVLVDEDVNDVELIKEGKLNPEPLVVRANVGDCVDVTFKNEVTDENLAAIPADRFPEGDDDALPESVPVEEGGKSTHIHFVSYDVLGSDSLATGFNYRQDAQPGERNFFRWFADEEGTIFFHDHITGIEDVMHGSFCSLVVEPPNSEWFDPYSGDPVRSGTQAIIENPDGEDFREFALAYHDFAQLVDRDGELVNDDAEHNENAGVMGINYRNTPFHIRDDCDPAYVFSSFVHGDPSTPLLETYEGDPVRIRLWMGAYEEQHTFHVNGRHFESEGNHPEESTSQILGTSEAFTLDLNPEGDGMEGADMDAFTELGNPAGLPVRDHLYGSPIIDDLWEGMWGIHRRFGAATDHLQPLPDRGLPDEEITEEELKEMGHPAPFADFDWTEFGHRARLLYDDDDDREFPPDKDERQNDEITGDPPERAPDPGDPCPDDAPVRTFDVSAVDAEIEYNDHGDRDEFGVVYTLDEHADDVRDGDSPVPLTLWANLGDCIEVNFTNRVDPDEFEDHAHPEMRTEHPWDRSKRMSMHATHLEYDVLGSDGATVGFNWDQTVAPGETITYRWFVDEETPSSIFWDYADVRSTRHHGAYGNVIATPPEAELVDPRTAEPTPQGLSTEAMVKTPDGPDQRLVNLLFADAQFILNEDDPDDCVVPPGHDEEVDPDDPCNQLGDPEDHGYMAINYRAEPFVRRFEEDDDQYQVYDSDVHGDPATPLPRALLGDPVSLVVGQGADKARGISFHLAAHQWPRFEDVDASPEIGVDDRHIVGRSDERDLLDDAGGLAESVGDHIYQEMKQRRRLEAGAWGIFRVREDPEDFRTPVQPLPDRATGIPVDERIGWVTARGDLTGDGTKDLVVLVPDSVRGSEDASALYVFLGPVDEKSITDLTGADVEVVGTLHDDEHEHGTATVRLSDDLGIDDLDTLLGLVTDATVAVGNCDSRRKSENPLSKLEFDAGEKRSGDVDVTLARGGDGESRKGDRSEEVAIDVTAADVDEDGSLELAIDLEDGPRVVVDGCESLFG; translated from the coding sequence ATGCCACCGGACAACGAAGATTGTGAGAACGAACAGCCATCTGGTAGCCTACCCGCCAACGAGCGTACCGACGGCGGGGGTAAGCACGTCTTACGCGAACTGGAGGAGGAAGGGGACGAGTCGACCTATCCGCGCCGGACGTTCCTGAAGGGAAGCGGCGCCCTCGCCGCGAGCGCGGGGCTGGCGAACGGAACCGCGATCGCGGCCGAGAACGGCCTCGCGGGCGACGTCCCCGAGGAACCCGAGGACGGGCAGGTCCGCCACTTCGAGGTCCACGCCATCGAGGTCGACCTCGTCTACAACCGCTTCGGGCTTCACCAACCCAACGCCGCGATCCTCGTGCTGAAGGAGGATCTGAAGGAGGCCAAGCGGCTCTCCGGGAAGGTCCCGTGCGCGAACAGCGTGGTCCTCCAGGACGAGCAGGAGGAGGCGTTCTGCGAGGACATCCCGAAGAAGTTGCGTGCGGACGGCGACACGCGGGTCCTCCAGCCGCTGTCGCTGCGCGCCAACTTCGGCGACGTGATCGAGGTCGAGTTCCACAACGACCTCGACCGCCGCGCGTCGATCCACCAGACTGCGCTCCCCTACGAGGTCCGGGAGTCCGACGGGATGAACGTCGGGGAGAACCCCGACACGACGGTCGCGCCCGGCGACTCCATCACCTACCGCTGGGACGCCCGCCGCCTCGGGACGCACTTCTTCCTCGACGGGGCGAACCAGGCGTACGACAGCGCCGACGAGCCCCCCCAGAAGGCGAACCTTACCGCCCGCGGCCTGTTCGGCTCGGTCTCGGTCCTCCCGAAGGGGACGACCTGGACCGACCCGTACACGGGGAAGGAGACGCAGGGTCGCGTCCAGGCCGACGTCCACGTCCCCGAGGACGTCCCGGAGGAGGCCGTCGATCGCGGCTTCGTGCCGGGCCTGAGCTACCGGCAGATCCTCCTTCACTACCACACGCCGGAGGGGATCGTGACCCGGGACGGCGATCAGCTCACGTTCCCGGACAGCGACGAACCGCAGATGGTCCACGCCATCAACTACCGCGCGGACCCCACCGGCAACCGCATCCCGCCGCTCGACGACCCGATAGAGCGGGAGGCGTTCTACAACTCGTGGGTCCACGGCGACCCCGGCGGCGGCGACAACGCCTACCCGATGTACCTCGGCGACCCGGTCAAGACCGTCTCCGTCGGGGCGTCCATCGAGGAGAACCACGTCCACCACCTCCACGGCCACCGCTGGAAGGAGACGCCGCCGGACGAGCGGTCCGACACGATCGACTCACAGACGCTGGGGCTGGGCGCGGTGTACGACGAGCCGTTCACCACGGCGTTCGGGACGGCCGACGGATCGATCGAAGACCTGGAGACGGTCCGCCCGGACATGACCTTCGAGGAGGCGTTCCGGACCGGCGCAGGCGGCGCCCACGGGAGCCCCGGCGACTACCTGTTCCACTGCCACCTGTTCCCGCACTACGGCGAGGGGATGTGGGGGCTCGTGCGCGTGCTCGACAAGGAGCGAGAGGGATTACAGAAACTCCCGGACAACGACCCGCCCATCCCCGCCGACTCCGACGTCGAGGGGTTCCCGGAGTTCATCCCCGGCGAGTTCGGCGAGGCGCCGCCGTACCCGCCGTACGGCGCCGCGGGCCTCGACGACTTCCGCGACCCGGAACCCGACGAGGAGGATGCGCTCACCCGCAACGGCGACGATATCCTCCCGGGCGCCCCCTACACTGACCCCTGCGAACCCGACATCGAGGGGTTCGAACCCGACGTCCAGATCGAGGGAATGAAACGCGACTACACCATCGTGGCGCTCCCCGCGGACGTCGTCTACAACGACGACGGCCACCACGACCCCAACGGCATCGTCTACGTCCTGGAGAAGTACCGCGAGGTCGACCCGGACACGGGGAAGGTCCTCGTCGACGAGGACGTGAACGACGTCGAACTGATAAAGGAGGGGAAGCTGAACCCCGAGCCGCTGGTCGTCCGCGCGAACGTCGGCGACTGCGTCGACGTCACCTTCAAGAACGAGGTGACCGACGAGAACCTCGCGGCCATCCCGGCCGACAGGTTCCCGGAGGGCGACGACGACGCCTTGCCCGAGAGCGTCCCCGTCGAGGAGGGCGGCAAGTCGACCCACATCCACTTCGTCTCCTACGACGTGCTCGGCTCCGACTCGCTCGCCACCGGGTTCAACTACCGCCAGGACGCCCAGCCCGGCGAGAGGAACTTCTTCCGGTGGTTCGCCGACGAGGAGGGGACCATCTTCTTCCACGACCACATCACCGGCATCGAGGACGTGATGCACGGCTCGTTCTGCTCGCTCGTGGTCGAGCCGCCGAACTCGGAGTGGTTCGATCCCTACAGCGGCGACCCCGTTCGCAGCGGGACGCAGGCCATCATCGAGAACCCCGACGGCGAGGACTTCCGCGAGTTCGCGCTCGCCTACCACGACTTCGCCCAGCTCGTCGACCGCGACGGCGAACTCGTCAACGACGACGCGGAACACAACGAGAACGCGGGCGTGATGGGCATCAACTACCGGAACACGCCGTTCCACATCCGCGACGACTGCGACCCGGCGTACGTGTTCTCCTCGTTCGTCCACGGCGACCCGTCGACGCCGCTGCTCGAGACCTACGAGGGCGACCCGGTCCGGATCCGGCTCTGGATGGGCGCCTACGAGGAGCAGCACACCTTCCACGTCAACGGCCGCCACTTCGAGTCCGAGGGCAACCATCCGGAGGAGTCGACCTCCCAGATCCTCGGCACGTCCGAGGCGTTCACGCTCGACCTGAACCCCGAGGGCGATGGGATGGAGGGGGCGGACATGGACGCGTTCACCGAGCTGGGGAACCCGGCGGGGCTACCCGTCAGGGACCACCTGTACGGCTCCCCCATCATCGACGACCTCTGGGAGGGGATGTGGGGGATCCACCGGCGGTTCGGCGCGGCGACCGACCACCTCCAGCCCCTGCCGGACCGGGGGCTCCCGGACGAAGAGATCACCGAGGAGGAGCTGAAGGAGATGGGCCACCCGGCGCCGTTCGCCGACTTCGACTGGACGGAGTTCGGGCACCGGGCGAGGCTGCTGTACGACGACGACGACGACCGGGAGTTCCCGCCTGACAAGGACGAGCGGCAGAACGACGAGATCACGGGCGACCCGCCCGAGCGGGCGCCCGACCCGGGCGACCCGTGTCCCGACGACGCGCCGGTCCGCACGTTCGACGTCAGCGCCGTCGACGCCGAGATCGAGTACAACGACCACGGCGACCGGGACGAGTTCGGGGTCGTCTACACCCTCGACGAGCACGCCGACGACGTCCGCGACGGGGACTCCCCCGTCCCGCTCACGCTCTGGGCGAACCTGGGCGACTGCATCGAGGTCAACTTCACCAACCGCGTCGACCCCGACGAGTTCGAGGACCACGCCCACCCCGAGATGCGGACCGAGCACCCCTGGGACCGGTCGAAGCGGATGTCGATGCACGCGACGCACCTGGAGTACGACGTGCTAGGTTCGGACGGCGCGACGGTCGGGTTCAACTGGGACCAGACGGTCGCCCCCGGCGAGACGATCACCTACCGGTGGTTCGTCGACGAGGAGACGCCCAGTTCCATCTTCTGGGACTACGCGGACGTCCGGAGCACCCGCCACCACGGCGCCTACGGCAACGTCATCGCGACGCCCCCCGAGGCGGAGCTGGTCGACCCGAGGACCGCCGAGCCGACGCCGCAGGGGCTCTCCACGGAGGCCATGGTGAAGACCCCCGACGGTCCCGACCAGCGCCTGGTCAACCTGCTGTTCGCGGACGCGCAGTTCATCCTCAACGAGGACGACCCCGACGACTGCGTGGTGCCGCCGGGCCACGACGAGGAGGTCGACCCGGACGACCCGTGTAACCAACTCGGCGACCCCGAGGACCACGGCTACATGGCGATCAACTACCGCGCGGAACCGTTCGTCCGGCGGTTCGAGGAGGACGACGACCAGTACCAGGTGTACGACTCCGACGTCCACGGCGACCCCGCGACGCCGCTGCCGCGCGCGCTGCTCGGCGACCCGGTCAGCCTCGTGGTGGGCCAGGGCGCCGACAAGGCCCGCGGGATCTCGTTCCACCTCGCGGCCCACCAGTGGCCCCGCTTCGAGGACGTCGACGCGTCGCCCGAGATCGGCGTCGACGACCGCCACATCGTCGGGCGGTCCGACGAGCGCGACCTCCTCGACGACGCCGGCGGCCTCGCGGAGAGCGTCGGCGACCACATCTACCAGGAGATGAAACAGCGGCGGCGCCTCGAGGCCGGCGCCTGGGGCATCTTCCGGGTGCGCGAGGACCCCGAGGACTTTCGGACGCCGGTCCAGCCGCTCCCGGACCGGGCGACGGGCATCCCGGTCGACGAGCGGATCGGCTGGGTGACCGCCCGGGGCGACCTCACCGGCGACGGGACGAAGGATCTGGTCGTCCTCGTCCCGGACAGCGTCCGCGGGTCCGAGGACGCCTCGGCGCTGTACGTGTTCCTCGGCCCGGTCGACGAGAAGTCGATCACGGACCTGACCGGCGCCGACGTCGAAGTCGTCGGGACGCTCCACGACGACGAGCACGAGCACGGGACCGCCACGGTCCGGCTGAGCGACGACCTCGGGATCGACGACCTCGACACGCTTCTGGGGCTCGTCACCGACGCCACGGTCGCCGTCGGGAACTGCGACTCCCGGCGGAAGTCGGAGAACCCGCTCTCGAAGCTCGAGTTCGACGCGGGCGAGAAACGCTCGGGCGACGTCGACGTCACGCTCGCGCGCGGTGGCGACGGCGAGAGTCGCAAGGGCGACCGGAGCGAGGAGGTCGCCATCGACGTCACGGCCGCGGACGTCGACGAGGACGGCTCGCTCGAACTCGCGATCGACCTCGAGGACGGCCCCCGCGTCGTCGTCGACGGCTGCGAGTCGCTGTTCGGGTAG